A window of Flavobacteriales bacterium contains these coding sequences:
- the alr gene encoding alanine racemase — translation MVHTSTIEISQSALKANVGFIKDLLGDGCELSSVVKGNAYGHGIGQFVPLAEECGVRHFSVFSAQEAFQAKEVLSSNSEVMIMGMIDKADIEWAVRNHISFFVFDITRLENALEVAKRIKIPARIHIELDTGLNRTGYTKKQLRTVVEFLTKHAKYFIVEGLCTHYAGAESIANHVRVSQQYKLFNKYKRWLSEKGIEPIRLHTACSAAAISYPKTRMDMARIGIMQYGYWPSRETHINFIGGKREKEDPLKQVITWKSRVMTTHLVHAGEFVGYGTSYMAEQDMKVAVVPVGYAQGYSRSLSNTGRILIRGARVSVIGVVNMNMLIADVSNVPETSIGDEVVLIGRQGDMGISVSSFGELSAQLNYELLTRLPHDIPRIITP, via the coding sequence ATGGTTCATACTTCCACCATAGAGATCAGCCAAAGCGCATTGAAAGCGAACGTTGGTTTTATCAAAGATCTGCTTGGCGATGGCTGCGAACTCTCTTCGGTGGTGAAGGGAAATGCCTACGGCCACGGCATCGGTCAGTTTGTGCCGCTGGCAGAAGAATGCGGAGTGCGGCATTTCTCGGTTTTCAGCGCACAGGAAGCATTTCAGGCAAAGGAAGTGCTAAGCAGCAACAGCGAGGTGATGATCATGGGAATGATCGATAAGGCTGACATTGAATGGGCCGTCCGCAACCATATTTCCTTTTTTGTGTTCGACATTACTCGTTTGGAAAACGCCTTGGAAGTGGCCAAACGGATCAAGATCCCTGCTCGTATCCACATTGAATTGGACACAGGCCTGAACCGAACTGGTTACACCAAAAAGCAACTGCGAACGGTTGTCGAGTTTCTGACCAAGCACGCAAAGTACTTCATTGTCGAAGGTCTTTGCACGCACTATGCAGGCGCGGAAAGTATTGCCAACCACGTGCGCGTCAGTCAGCAATACAAACTTTTTAATAAGTACAAACGATGGCTTTCAGAGAAGGGAATTGAGCCGATACGCCTGCATACGGCATGTTCTGCAGCTGCCATTTCGTACCCGAAAACACGCATGGACATGGCGCGTATCGGCATCATGCAGTACGGCTATTGGCCAAGTCGCGAGACGCACATCAATTTCATTGGCGGCAAGCGCGAAAAAGAAGATCCGCTAAAGCAGGTAATAACTTGGAAGAGCCGTGTGATGACCACACACTTGGTGCATGCGGGCGAGTTTGTCGGTTACGGCACCAGTTACATGGCCGAACAGGATATGAAAGTGGCCGTGGTGCCTGTCGGTTATGCACAAGGCTACAGCCGCTCGCTCAGCAACACGGGCCGCATTCTTATCAGAGGTGCTCGCGTAAGCGTGATAGGCGTGGTGAACATGAACATGCTTATTGCTGATGTTTCCAACGTTCCCGAAACCAGCATTGGCGATGAAGTGGTGCTGATAGGCAGACAGGGTGATATGGGCATCAGCGTTTCATCCTTCGGTGAACTCAGCGCCCAGCTCAATTACGAACTACTCACGCGGTTGCCGCACGACATTCCGCGCATCATAACCCCATGA
- a CDS encoding alanine/ornithine racemase family PLP-dependent enzyme, whose product MAYIELYKDRLANNYHFLDELFKEYGKEWAVVTKMLCGNRTYIQEIIKLGATELCDSRISNLKVVKEIDPSVQTVYIKPPAKRSIDKVVKYADVSFNTEFATIKMLSEEAVKQNKTHKVIIMIELGDLREGIMGDHLIDFYDSIFKLPNIEISGIGTNLNCLNGVLPSQDKLIQLSLYQQLVEFKFNRDIPWVTGGTSVIIPLLLQHQVPDGVNHFRVGETLYFGNNLLTEETIDGMKPDVIKLFTEIIEITEKPKVPIGYLAENPSGEVFKVDENDFGENMHRAILDIGLLDISTDFLIPEDEHIEVVGASSDMLVIDISNSEKEYKVGDIVSFRLKYMGALGLLNSDYIEKRLV is encoded by the coding sequence ATGGCTTACATTGAACTTTACAAAGACCGACTGGCAAACAACTATCATTTCCTCGATGAACTCTTCAAGGAGTATGGAAAGGAATGGGCGGTGGTGACCAAAATGCTTTGCGGCAACCGAACGTACATCCAAGAGATCATCAAACTCGGAGCAACAGAACTGTGCGATTCGCGCATCAGCAACCTGAAAGTGGTGAAGGAAATTGATCCGAGTGTGCAGACGGTGTACATCAAACCGCCCGCCAAGCGAAGCATAGACAAGGTGGTGAAGTATGCCGATGTGAGTTTCAATACGGAATTCGCGACCATCAAAATGCTGTCGGAGGAGGCTGTGAAGCAGAACAAGACGCACAAGGTCATCATCATGATCGAGTTGGGAGACCTGCGCGAAGGTATCATGGGCGATCACCTCATCGACTTTTACGACAGCATCTTCAAACTACCGAACATTGAAATTTCGGGTATCGGCACCAATCTCAACTGCCTCAATGGAGTGCTGCCATCGCAGGATAAACTCATTCAATTGAGCTTGTATCAGCAGTTGGTTGAGTTCAAATTCAATCGCGATATTCCTTGGGTAACGGGCGGTACTTCGGTTATTATTCCGTTGCTGTTGCAGCATCAGGTACCCGATGGCGTCAATCATTTCCGCGTGGGCGAAACACTCTATTTCGGCAATAACCTGCTTACCGAGGAAACCATTGACGGCATGAAACCCGATGTGATCAAACTTTTTACGGAGATCATTGAGATAACCGAAAAGCCCAAAGTGCCGATCGGTTATTTGGCGGAGAACCCTTCGGGCGAAGTGTTTAAAGTGGATGAAAATGACTTCGGTGAGAATATGCACCGCGCCATTCTTGATATTGGTCTGCTGGATATTTCGACCGATTTCCTCATTCCTGAGGATGAGCATATTGAGGTTGTCGGTGCCAGTTCGGACATGCTGGTCATCGATATCAGCAACAGCGAGAAGGAATACAAAGTGGGTGACATTGTCTCTTTCCGTCTCAAATACATGGGCGCGCTCGGACTGCTCAATTCCGATTATATCGAAAAACGGTTGGTTTGA
- a CDS encoding amidohydrolase, which produces MATKTHVPTKLLIKLRKLLHRYPELSGQETETAKRISGFLSSYKPTKLIDGIGGNGVAAVYSYFGSGPTVLIRCELDALPIEEINTFEHRSEDEHVSHKCGHDGHMSILAGLAVHFSKNRPKVGKVVLLFQPAEENGEGAKAVLEDPKFDEIRPDYVFALHNLPGYPMHKIVCCAGSFTASVQSIIIKLHGKTSHAGEPDLGINPALAIAEILQKTNKLQVPKEEKGFKQVTPIQIEMGEEAYGISAGYGEVKLTIRTWDSETMEELAADCEKLAQKIGKKYKLKVEIDWTQFFSANQNGAEMVEVVREAAKTNGFEFEEKQEPFRWGEDFGLFTEQFKGAMFGIGAGEKTPALHNPDYDFPDEITPTGVKMFSTIVDLILSK; this is translated from the coding sequence GCTGCGTAAGCTGTTGCACCGTTATCCAGAGCTGTCTGGACAGGAGACGGAAACGGCCAAGCGCATTTCTGGTTTTCTGAGTTCCTACAAACCGACCAAGCTCATTGATGGCATTGGCGGCAATGGTGTTGCGGCCGTTTACTCGTATTTCGGTTCGGGGCCAACGGTGCTTATCCGTTGCGAGTTGGACGCGCTGCCCATTGAAGAGATCAACACGTTCGAGCATCGCTCGGAAGATGAACATGTTTCGCACAAATGCGGACATGACGGCCACATGAGCATTCTGGCGGGGTTGGCAGTTCACTTCAGCAAGAACCGTCCGAAGGTGGGCAAGGTGGTGTTGCTTTTTCAGCCTGCCGAGGAAAATGGCGAAGGTGCCAAAGCGGTGCTGGAAGACCCGAAGTTTGACGAGATCAGACCCGATTACGTTTTCGCGCTGCATAATCTTCCTGGCTACCCGATGCACAAGATCGTCTGCTGTGCTGGTAGTTTCACCGCTTCGGTTCAAAGCATCATCATTAAATTACATGGAAAGACCTCGCACGCAGGCGAACCCGATCTTGGAATAAATCCTGCCCTCGCGATAGCCGAAATTCTTCAGAAAACGAACAAGTTGCAGGTCCCGAAGGAGGAGAAAGGTTTTAAGCAGGTAACGCCCATTCAGATAGAAATGGGAGAAGAAGCCTACGGCATTTCGGCAGGTTATGGCGAGGTGAAACTCACCATCCGCACGTGGGACAGTGAGACCATGGAAGAACTTGCGGCTGATTGCGAAAAGCTGGCGCAGAAGATCGGTAAGAAATACAAACTGAAAGTAGAGATCGACTGGACGCAGTTCTTCTCGGCCAACCAGAACGGAGCTGAGATGGTGGAGGTCGTTCGCGAAGCGGCCAAAACAAACGGGTTCGAATTTGAAGAGAAGCAGGAACCCTTCCGCTGGGGCGAGGATTTCGGACTCTTCACCGAGCAGTTCAAGGGAGCCATGTTCGGTATTGGAGCTGGCGAAAAAACACCTGCGCTGCACAATCCCGATTACGATTTCCCCGATGAGATCACACCAACGGGTGTGAAGATGTTCAGCACAATTGTCGATCTGATCTTGAGCAAATAA
- a CDS encoding mechanosensitive ion channel encodes MNSFLDTLDTWLHNAAFNRLVYVGLGIVVVIILTAFLKRIVNTNITNTDHRYRVRKAVNFIGYLLIVLITLVVYADKLGNLGVALGLAGAGITFALQEVIVSFAGWLNIILSGTPSVGQRVKIGEAKGDIIDIGVMKTTIMEIGDWVDGDLYNGRIITMANSYVFKQLVSNYSAEFPFLWDEIQVPVRTESDHALARKIFTDVVNDVCQDYALKSQKDWKRLANKFRVEEARVLPTVTLRFDENWITFTLRYIVDYKSRRSTKDRIYTALLDEIGKHENIGIATTTSEVTSIVKSDSN; translated from the coding sequence ATGAACAGTTTCCTCGATACGCTTGACACTTGGTTGCACAACGCGGCTTTCAACCGATTGGTGTATGTGGGATTGGGAATTGTGGTCGTCATCATTCTCACGGCATTTCTCAAGCGGATCGTCAATACCAACATCACCAACACGGATCATCGCTATCGCGTGCGAAAGGCGGTGAACTTTATCGGCTATCTGCTGATCGTTCTCATCACATTGGTTGTGTATGCCGATAAACTGGGGAATTTGGGTGTGGCCTTGGGGTTGGCAGGCGCAGGGATCACCTTCGCGCTACAGGAAGTGATCGTCAGTTTTGCAGGTTGGCTGAACATCATCCTTTCAGGAACGCCAAGCGTAGGACAGCGCGTGAAGATCGGTGAGGCGAAAGGCGACATCATTGACATTGGTGTGATGAAAACCACCATCATGGAGATCGGAGATTGGGTGGATGGCGACCTCTACAACGGGCGCATCATTACCATGGCAAACAGCTACGTTTTCAAGCAGTTGGTAAGCAACTACTCTGCAGAATTTCCTTTTCTGTGGGATGAGATACAAGTTCCCGTTCGGACGGAAAGCGACCATGCGCTGGCGCGCAAGATATTTACCGATGTGGTGAATGACGTGTGCCAGGATTATGCGCTCAAAAGTCAGAAGGATTGGAAACGATTGGCCAACAAGTTCAGAGTGGAGGAAGCGCGGGTGCTTCCTACGGTCACGCTTCGTTTTGATGAGAATTGGATCACCTTCACCTTGCGGTATATTGTGGATTACAAGAGCAGAAGAAGTACCAAGGACCGCATTTACACGGCTTTGCTCGATGAGATCGGTAAGCATGAGAACATCGGCATTGCAACTACAACTTCGGAGGTTACAAGCATTGTGAAATCCGATTCAAACTGA